ATGCAATCTAATCTTTTTAGCCTGGACAGGTTTGAGCTTACAGGCCTGTTGCTATGACAACAACTCCAGGATGAGCTTCGGAGTACATAACAATCCTGGATCATGTGAAATCATCAACAGTAAATGAACTGAGTAATCCACGTATGAAGAACAGGCCCCTGATCGGAGAAATTTGCATATTTGTCAGTAAAAGTCCGCCGCATGATGTGTCATTTAGcattatttttgaaatattgaCATCACGGCTTTCTCTCCATATTTATAATCCTTTGCCTTTAACCACTAACTACAACGTGCACATTTTTAAAGTCGGGATTAAACTAAAGTTGCACTACACTactcttttcttccctattgtgacatatatctgagtgaaacagcttttcaaacaagacaaaatatagggcaggacttgattttggcCATCAGGATTTGATTGGATAGtagtggtttgctattgctgtgatgtcaggtgagtgacaggttgtcccgccctcacgtcagtaaacacgtcatccgagaagagatgttgctgtAAGCggaaggggaagttattttgatcaGTTATTTAGTTTGAATTGTTTTGTCCACCAATGTTGAAATTATCCTTTCTATCCTATCTCAGTTATACACAAAGTAACAGTTATTCTAACAAAGAGTTGCTTATACCCTTCATTTCATATTCTAACTGCCACTGTAGAAAGTGAGGAATAATAATACGTTCCTTTCTTATTGCTCACATTCTActcatataaaaaataaaaatgataaaatgtgtAATACTTGATGAGTTGTTTCAAATGAAATATGGCAGGATGTAATATAAATGAAACATTCAGCCAAAAAATCTGTAAAGGAAACACTCAGAAACAGCTGAATTCTCCATCTGACATATGTCTTATTTAGTCAGAGATGATGCATAAAAACAAAGTGACACATGTGGTCACAAATATCAATTTACCATCACCTACGTTCAAGTTCTGTTCTCATTTGGTTAATTCATTAAGCCGGCAGAGTATATAAACCGTAGATAAATGTGGCAGAAGCACAACCAGAGTCCAACAAGAATTTTCTTTTGTTCCACAATAATGAAGAAAACTACAGGTAcagggtttttatttttttaagaaaattattTCTTGATGGCTAACTGAAATATATCTTGCTATAAATAAAGGAGTAGTCTATATATGCATACTATATAGTCTCACTCACAAATAATATGTAGTTGCTTTTCTAATAAAGGTTCAGGCTATAAAACCAATGTGAACATTAATGAATGTATCTGCTGACGAATCTCTCTCCTTCTGTCTCCTGAAGTTCTCCAGGTTTGTGTGGCGTTTGTGCTCTGCTCACTGCAGGCTGTGATCGCATCTGCTGTGGACTGTCCAGACCAAGAGACTGGAGGGACTTCCTGTACCATCTCACTGGAGAAGCTTCTGGAACGAGCCGTTCAACATGCAGAGCTCATTTACCGCGTCTCAGAGGAGTCCAAGTTGCTGTTTGTGAGTAACAGAGAGATGAACCTAAAGCTAAGCTTATAAAAGCATCTTCTTGGAGTTTGCAATGGCTTCAATCCCACTAAATTCCTTATGAGAATACTTAAACAGTCAACCAGCAGAACGCTTTACCGAATGATTCCTATTTTCAGGAGGAGATGCTCGTTTCATTCGGAGGTGTGAATCTGCATGTTCCCAGCGGGACCATGTGTGCTCCAAAAACAGTGTCTATGTCTAAAAGTGAAATCCAACAGATTTCTGTGAGTTCCTCTAATGGCATCTGATGAAATTCACTGTAACAGAGTAACATTCTGCTAAGATAAACAAATTTTCCTTCCAGGACAAATGGATCCTTCACTCAGTCCTGATTCTGATCCAGTTCTGGATTAATCCGCTGGCAGATTTGCAGACGTCTCTTGAGAGTTATGAGAACGTCTCAAGTGCCCTGCTGGACAGGAGCAGATGGATGTCTAGCAAACTAATGAGCCTGGAGCAGGGGGTAGTGGTTCTCGTTAGACAGGTAAATATGAAGTtttgaaaatactttttttcatttgGAAACTGAACtcagtctgtctctctgtcaGATCCTGGGCGACGGTGGTTTGCTGTTGGAGGTTCCTGAAGAGACATCCGATCGCATCGTCTCTTCCAATTGGCTTGAGACTTTGAGAAGAGACTACAGTGTGCTCTACTGCTTCAGGAAAGATGCACACAAGATAGAGACTTTCCTCAAACTCCTGAAGTGCCGCCAGATTGATAAAGAGAATTGCTCCTTTttctaaactaaaaaaaaaaatacacatatacAAATTCTTCTGCCAgattatttgtgtttttattctGCCAAAGTTGGTTTGCATTTGcacaaatattaaattaaaacaaaaatgtttgcaTGATTACTTGGAGATTGTGTTTTTGCTTCTATAATGTCAGATATGGTTCAGTGGTAGTTTGTTAAATGTGATGTTCTAAATTAAAAtgcatattaaagggatagttcacccaaaaatgaaaatttgatgtttatctgcttacccccagtgcatccaagatgtaggtgactttttttcttcagtcgaacacaaattatgatttttaactgcaatcgctgccgtctgtcagtcaaataatagcagtagatgggaacttcaactataacagtaaataaaacttgcttagacaaatcaaaattaaaccctgcggctcgtgacgacacattaatgtcctaagacacgaaacgatcggtttgtgcgagaaaccgaacagtatttatgtaatttttacctctaatacaccactatgtccaacttcgttcagcttcctgttagtgaggtcaaaaaacgcgttctgaagacggaagtgatgtctcgcccatatacttcaatgagcgcgagacatcacttccgttgtcagagcgcgatcagtcctcactagccggaagctgtacgaagttggacatagtggtgtattagaggtaaaaaatgatataaatactgttcggtttcttgcacaaaccgatcgtttcgtgtcttaggacatcaatgtgccgccacgagccgcagggtttaatttggatttgtctatggaagttttttcgactcttattgttcaagttcccaatcactgctattatttgactgacagagggcagcggttgcagttaaaaatcataatttgcgttcgactgaagaaaaaaagtcatctacatcttggatgccctgggggtaagcagataaacatcaaattttcatttttgggtgaactatccctttaagagaatTATTTTGATCAAATCGCACTTTCatatacacacagtacagtGAGAGATGGTAAATTGCTGTCTGGgatcagataaaaaaaatctggattATTTCCATTTAAACCAAAACAAAGAAATGGTGTAAAACTGAGTCGCATAATATTTGAACTAAAGATAAGATGTATTTTTGCTCCAATGAAGCGCAAGTACAATTTGATCATTCTCAAGTCACACTGGACAACATGGATCATCGGGTTTTGTTCGATCTTGCTCTTTTCATCATTAAAGCAAAAGAAGGATATTTGGAAATTTACACTGAACTGCTTCACAATATCCTACCTCTAAGTCCACTAATGAGAACATCAAAGTTTGTTCCCAATTATCACTCAAGAAGGAGAAAATTAGACGCCTATCCGGAGTCCGGGTATTACACACTCCTTCATTCACGGAAACGGTTCATTTAGACCTCGAGTTGTTGATGCCATGAAGGAAGGCTGGAAAAGTGGTTCACTGTCGCAGATAAAGTAATACATTGGCTTGATCCAGAATTCCCCACAAGCAAGCCACACATAGAGACTCTGCATCCAAGAATATATTCTACGAACAGACTGAGAATAATGCTaagaaatgagaaaaaaaatgtgttttgttcGGAGTTGCAAAGATAGTTGTTCTGTTGCTCCTTGTTGCTCCAATGCTGAGGTTTGCTAATTAGCTGACTATCTTCGGTGAACAAAAGTTCAAggtattttcacattttactcaatgatataaaatacatcagtaataccctcttgtgtattttttaaaagcttttactTGTCTTGTAAAAGTCAGTTGCGGCGATAcatcgacggcgatacatatcgataatgaacgcgatattgcgtgtcttatcagtgaactacggctctgtctattaaatgccgcttcatttgaaagcaggtgatggcgatttagcggcaatcagggaaccggctttactgaagaaatgcgcgtgaccaAAGCATTCGATATGTAACGTGCGCGTCACGGCGCAAGTGCAACCCTCCCTCTAAACAGTAAATAACGGAAATGAGCGGAAAAGGAATACACCAGTTCTAAATTTGGACCAGCGACCAGAAGATCAGACTCGCTCAAGAGACGGTGTTAGCAACAAGGGTAGAAAGAAATGATGACAACACTGGCTGCATCAAAAACAGGTAAGATGTATTAAAGGATATGTCaataatgcaataataaaaggggaaaatcaataaataataataataatgtcagaGATTCAATACATCAAAACCaataaacagacaaaaaaacaaaacaaaacaaaacaaatggatATAGTGACCAAAAAGGGGTAATGGagaatgaaataaatgaaaagaataaaataagtaaatgtgtTCTTCTTATAACCCTTATATAgttacattttctatttttctattttattaattgtttatatttcatTAATAAATCTATTTTAACCTATTTAAGTTCAATCTAATAAAGCTAACCGACTCTTATTCTGCTAATATggaatatagatatatagaataTAAAATTTATGTTTACCTATTTAttcaatttgtttttaattggcttatttaatatatataataactcTGAATTTGACTATGAATACAATTCTTCCAAATGACACtttgaaatacttttttttttttttcactcttgttcttcagaaaaacaacaacaaaaataaaataaaataaaaccaaataatTTGACAGTGGAATATGAGAGTAGAAAatcagagaagaaaaaaaaaaagaaagaaattacaataGATAAACCTTAATGCTCACAATAAGAGTCCCAATGTGGATTAGGGTTTCACCAAACTTTAACTCAGTTCAGTGCTGCTTACACGAGATCCGTCTTCCGCAATTTAGTTCTGAGCAACACAGTTCAGTCAGGAAAACCGAAGGAAAAGCGTGTGCACAATCCTACCACTTTCTTGATTCACGTAGCTCGATCCTTATATGGGCATGGCTCGCCAGTTCCTGCTCGCAGGCTCTTTCTAGTGCAATGCAGGGACAGTTCAAGTTCAAAGTCTTCTTCGACGATCGTCCGATTCCAGAAAATATGCTGCACCCGACTCAAGAGATGATGGAAAGCAGAAGATAGGcaaaagacagacagagatgggaaaggaaaaaaaacaaaaacaaaaaaaacccaaccTTGCAAAAGACAAGGCCAAAAATACAATTAGACATTCCGTTCAAGATATACATCATTACAGCAGTTAATCTGCGAATAAACAACATTTCAACATATTTAACTCCATGTTCATTTAACATTAACACATTGTAATTTGCATAAACATGCAAAGAGCATTTTTTCAAATGACGCGCTTAGGCCTCATCTGCCCGTATCGCATGTGCGTCACGATCAGCCATTTTTTCATAGCTTGAATACAcgacaaaaaaacattaaaataacacttgtAAACTGCTTAAAGTAACTTTTAAGCCTGAACATTAGTTATTTAACACATTCACTCGATATTCCTCCTGTTTTTAACAGAGGATTAGCTTTTATACATCTTACATATGTACTACAGTACATAATACAACCGCATTTGATGGTTAAACACCATTTACAGAACATTCATACAAAACTACCTCTGTAATTGAGGATTTAATCACTTTACTCACCAAGAGAATTCGAATTTTCTAGTTATGAAGTTTTCAGACAGGCAAAACTCCAACCTCTGGAAGTTTCTCTCTCCTTTAACAGTTTACACCAGCATCAACCGTGATAAACGATTGACGATGTTCAATTCACGTTTCTTCTCTCAAAATCTGTTATTTTTCTTAACAAAAGTGCTGATTTATGTGTTCtaattctgtttttcttcttctttttcaggACCGTGTCGTAACTGCTGATTCTCTCTTTCACATTCGCGCGTTCTCGCTTCGTCTTCTCTCTCGCACAGCTCCGATCATAGGGCGGGGCTAACTCTTCGCTCTCCTAATTGGACCAATCtcaaatttgttttatttgaatatttttcaaattagtTTATTTCTTTTTGAATTTATGCATTTTCCTATTTTCTATTTCacaaatgttattaaaataaattactgatttacatattcatgagtgttatagtttttattcccttttctgtttttcattaaaaaggCTCTTAGTAACCTGGGTTACACCCTCCCCTCCTGAATTCATGCACGTCCCGCTGCATCTGCATATTTTTGGGGTTGAGTTACAACCACAGGTACAGTATCAGCAGAAGCAACATTCGCCTCTAAAGAAGTGCTGAATGCGGCACTCAGACCTTGCAACAGAGATTGAATCACCACGGTAAGCGGATTTCCCAATTGGGGATACTCAAGTCTTTTTGCAGGCTGTCTTTCTCTTTGTGAACGCCTGGGAATCACTCCGTGCTCAAACTCGGTGTCATTTCCTTGTTCACTCTGGTCACCTACAGCATCCATAGTTTCACTTGGAACTGGACTCTCTCTACTCCTATTCTCACCCTCACATTCTGCTTCCGTTTCAGTCTCCTGGGCAGGCAACTCATCTACCGACTTGGAACAGAGATCTAATCCTGTATTGATGGGACCTAACTCTAGCTCATCAGAAGACGGTCCTACTTCTCCTAATTCAGGTAAGCTTTCCTCTACAGGTCCGCAATCAGGTATGGCTTCCTTTACAGGTTCTTCTAAGATCTCCCCTGATAACCTACAGGTAGGTACACTCTCTCCAACAGGTTCACCAACAGGTAGGTCAATTTTGACGTTCTGGGGTCTTGGGCAGGGTAAGGGCTCAGGATTCACTAAAACTCGAGTTTCAAAGTTCAGCCTATCCCTAAACAAAGGACTAAGAAACTGATCATCCTCCGACCCAGAATCCTCACACACAGACTCTAGCTCTTGTAACTCATTATTTGCACAAGCTCTAGTCCTAGGCCTGCAAACTCTTTGCTTAGGCTGCCGCTCACATTGATCTGGCTGCAAAAATCCACAGGGCAACAACAGATCACGATGTAACGTCCTGAGAGGGCCACTCTGTCCAACTGGCCGGACAGTGTACACTGGTAAGTCGCCTGCTCTCTTGACTACTACTTGGACACCTTGCTCCCATTTGTCAGCAAGCTTATGCTTCCCTCGCAACCTAACATTGCGCACAAGAACTCTGTCACCCTCCTCCAAAGTAGAAGCAACTACGCGCTCATCAAACCTTCTTTTGTTACGCTCTGCTAGTTTAGCAGCATTCTTCTTAGCTATCTCATAGCTCTCTCTCAACCGGTCTTTCAAATCTTTCACGTACTGAGAGTGGGATTTTGCAGGAGATTCTATTGGCAAGCCGAAAGCCAAATCCACTGGCAAGCGAGGCAGCCGCCCAAACATGAGCTCATAAGGAGCATGCCCAGTTGTATCATTGCGCGTACAATTGTATGCGTGCACTAGGGGCTTTACAAACTCCTTCCACTTAGACTTTTTCTCATTCTCCAAAGTCCCCAGCATTTGGAGAAGAGTCCGGTTAAAACGTTCTACCGGGTTACCTCTGGGGTGATAGGGTGTGGTACGAATCTTATGGATACCCGCAACATGACACAATTCCTTGATTGTGTGAGATTCGAAATCGGGCCCTTGGTCACTATGTAGTTTCTCAGGAAACCCATAATGTACCAAGAAATTTTCCCAAAGGCATTTTGCAACTGTACGAGCTGTTTGGTTCTGGGTCGGTATCGCCACGGCGTACTTCGTGAAATGGTCGGTGATAACCAATATGTTCTTGGTATTGCTGTGATCTGGCTCTAACGATAAAAAGTCCATGCAGACCAACTCTAAAGGCCTACTGGTTTGAATATTGACCAGAGGAGCGGCTCTATCTGGAGGAGTTTTTCGGCGCACACAACGCTCACAGGTTTTGATCTTTCTTTCAACTGTTTGGGACATTTTAGGCCAGAAGAACCTGGACCTCACTAAGTCCAGGGTCCTCTCAATACCCAAGTGCCCCATGTCATCATGGAGGCTGCGCAACACTACCTCCCTTAGCCTAGCTGGTAGCACTAACTGATAATGAAGAGCCCCCTGTTCCTGTTTCCTCCTATACAGCACCCCATTTCTCAGTTCAAGTTTACTCCACTCCCTCAACCACAATACCATATCAGGTGGTTGACCCCTTAGAGTACCTGGTCTGGTCCCATTCTTCATCCACTCAAATACTACCTCAAGCTCTGGATCTTCCCTTTGCCATTCTGCTAATGTGGCCTCTGAGATGTTAGAGAGATCAGGAAGACCATGCTCAACCTCGTGTTGAAATTCATTCGGCAAAGCATCAACGCTATGAGTGAGGGACTCGACCAATGTAACTGGAGAGTGTGCCAAGTCAGGGCTTTCAGGCAAACCAATCACCTGATGCCTCTCACAAATGGCATTCACCACATCCGCCATGAGAACCTCAGACCCGGTTTCAGGCGCTGCCAGGTGGTGGAGTGTAAACTGCTTGatcctttctctttctttctgagAGACGAGATCATCCAGAGGCTCACCATGCGGACGCCGGGAAAGCCCGTCTGCGTCCTGGTTTTGACTCCCAGCCCTGTATTGGAGCTTAAAAGTATATGTCGACAAACTAGACAACCAACGGTAACTGGTAGCGTCAAGCTTTGCAGAAGTCAAAACATACGTCAGGGGATTACTGTCGGTTACCACAGTGAAATCTGCACCATACAAATAGTCGCTGAACTTGGCTGTGACAGCCCACTTTAAGGCCAAAAATTCAAGCTTATGTGCAGGATATTTCGCTTCACTCTTTGTCAGTCCCCTACTGGCGAATGCTATTACCCGCATCTGCCCGTCCTGCTCCTGGTACAATGCCGCACCAAGCCCAGTAGTACTGGCATCGGTGTGAAGCATATACGGGAGCTTGGGGTCTGCAAAACCCAGGACAGGAGCGGAGGACAGCTTAGAAATGATAACATCAAAGGCATTCTGACATGCAGTGGTCCACCGATCACCAAACTGCTCTTTGGTGTTGAAGTACTCACCCCCCTCTCGTTTCCCACTGTGGCCCCTACGAAGCGGAGGGTACCCTTCAGTGAGTCCAGTGAGAGGTTTGACTATCTTCGAGTAGTCACACACAAACCTTCTGTAGTACCCTGCAAATCCTAAGAACGCTCTCAGTTCTTTCAAATTTGTGGGCCTTGGCCAAGTCTTAAGAGCTTCAATCTTAGCCGGGTCAGTCTTTACCCCATCCCTCGAGACTACATGCCCTAAATACTTGACTGATGTCTGAAAGAAACGACATTTTTCAGGCGACAACTTCAACCCGTATTCTTTAAGCCGGTTGAGGACCTGTACTAACCGTGACTCGTGTTCTTCCAAGGTCTCTGAAAAGATTATCAGGTCGTCAATAAAGACTAGTACCTGTTTCCTGTGAAGATCACCCATGCACCGCTCCATTAATCTTTGGAACGTACTCGGCGCATTCGTGATTCCTTGGGGCATTCTATTGAATTCCCAGAATCCAAGAGGGCATACGAAAGCAGTCTTGCACTTATCAGCCTCATCCATCTCAATCTGGTAAAACCCAGACTTTAAATCAAGCACAGAGAACCACTTTGAGCCTGTAAGTACAGAAAAGACTTCTTCCAGATTGGGCAGAGCGTATGCGTCTTTGATCGTCTGGGAATTCAACTTCCGAAAGTCGATGCAGAGCCGTACCGAGCCATCTTTCTTTCGGACTACAACTATGGGCGAAGAAAAGGGGGACTGCAACTCACGAATAACTCCAGCAGTCATTAGTTCCTGAAGATGCTTTCAAACAGCATCAATGTCCTGTGGGTGAATCGGACGTGCCCTGTGCTTGAAGGGTGTCTCATCAGATAGTCTGATTTGATGTTTTACTTGACCTGTACAGCCATAATCAAGATCATGTAAAGAAAAGACCTCAGGCATGGAATTTAACAGGTTTGTTATCCGCTCCCTCCAGTCTGAAGACAAGGGAGAGTCTCCGAAATCAAAGGTAAGATTGGCGTGGGTAGGTGCTGGTGACTCAACCTTGCTTGAATTCTGGGCCGGTTTCTCTACGACTCTCTGTACAGCATGGATCTCAGCCAATACTGCTTTAGGGGGTATAGTTAAGTCTGTCTGAGTACTATTCTTAAGCAGAACGGACAGCTGAGAGGAGCGTTTAGAAGGCAATGTGTGCACACAGTTCGCAACCAGGAGGCCGCTTGGAAATGGAGCTGATGGGGGCTCAAGAATTACCCATTTCTCCATACAGGGTTCCCGAAGCTGAACGTATCCATTCAGAACTACAGTGCTCCCGGCAGGAACGACTTCATGAAGATTCCCTACCAGCCTCACTTGTCCTAATGCTTCACTGCTAGTTTGCCTCCACCTTGCCTCAAGGACTTTAAGCACCGCCTGATATCCGTGGAGACTCGAATGAAGGCTACTCTCACTTTCCTTAATGCAATGGCTGTAAAGCACGTCCAGGGAGTTGGTTCCGACAAGAACTTGCGACAGACTCTTTAGATCAGGAACTATTAAAGCTAACGTGGGGACCTCAACTTCAACGCCCATGAACTCTCTAGGAAACTTTAAAGTCAGTTCAGTGTACCCTAAGTATGGCACAGCTTGCCCATTGGCTCCCTCCACTTCCAACAAATTTTCTAATGACTTCAGCGGGTGATCAGACAAATGTGCCTCGTAGAATGACTGGGGAACTGTAGTGACCTGAGACCCTGTGTCTAGGAGACAATCTACTTCCTTTCCATCAATAATGATCTGCGCAGTACACTTAACCCCTACTAACCCCTTCGGCAGGCTTTTTAGTGGTGCTTTATGATGACTGCTCGTGACAGGCTCTTGCCTGTAACATTTAGGGCGGATATTTTTACACCTCGTCTCTGTATGCCCCGCTACAGAGACTTCCCTTAGTTTAAAGGCAAAGGGGAATGACCACGCAGCGAGTCCCAGTGAGCCTGTTGCTCCCTCAACTTACGCCTCTTTTCCTCAACCTTTGCGGGGTTCGCAGCGTTATCACAAGCAACGGCCAAATGCCCGTCTTCTCCGCATCTGAAACAATATCCAGGACGAGGCCGATTGGTCATTGGTTGGGCCCTTCTAGCACTTCTACCAATGTCTGTCTCTAACAAATTCTGAGGCTGGAAAACTCGGGGACTTGCAGCTTCACGGGAATAGTCTCTATAACTCTTTTGAGCAACACTCTGAGCCTGCAGTTCAGCAACTTGTTGTCGCAGCTTAGCGATTTCTAAGTCATCTGAATTTTCGCGCCTTACTTTGTGGGCCATGGATGCCTTCAGAGTGGTTACTTGAGTACGCAAATCTTCCACTACTTTCCTCAAAGTGCGCAACTCCACCTTCTCAGAGGACGCACTCGGTCGCTTATGGCCTGTGGTTTGATCTAAATCAGCAACTTGGGCCTGGACCTCTGCAAGTTGTTTCTTTATGAGATCTGTTTCAGAAGTGTCAGAATTTGATGTCTCATGAGAATAAGCTGATACTTGGTGAGGGGCAGCTCGTGGTCTCGGGTAGGTATTAGGAGCTTTTGACAACCCAAGGTACTTTTTCATCCGCTCTTCCTTGGAAGCATGCTTACCCTCCTCTGTTCGGATTAATACAACTAACTCAGCAAAGGTGGGTGGGCGAGCCTCCCTCCTTCCTAACTGAAGGCTGGCTATGAGACCATCATCCCAACACCCtctcatgaactgtttcaagAGGCAACGATCGTGATCTCTCTCCGCAATGCCTCCCCTCCTAATCGTTGTACTCAAAATAACTTGCAACCGATGCAAAAAATCTGACGACTTTTCTCCCTGATTCTGTAAGGTGCCCATGAACTTGGCTAAAAGTTCATCACCATCCTCTACAGAACCATAGACTGACTCCAGCAACTCAAGATATACCGCCGGCAAAGCTGGAGTTCGCACATGTTTCACTACGTCTGCAGCTGGAGGCAACAAGCTGTCTAAGATCCTCCGCGCTCTATGCAAGTCTGAAACTGACGGGTCACTTAACAGGAGATCTACACTTGCTCGCCAAGTATCAAAATCAGGTTCATTTGGAGGGCGCGGGCTCCTCCCTGAGAAAACTCTAAGTCGAACTGAGGCCTGCTGTGCCATTGTGGCATCAGCAGTCTTCACTATGTGCTCTACTACCATTCTTTGAATACCCGGTGGGTCAGCAATGCTCGCAGGAAAGGTAGGGTTAGTAGTCACAGTAACACCATCAACAACGTTTTCTGTATTTGGGAAGGTCATAGAGGCCTCCCGTCTCTTGGTTGGGTCTCTTGATTCTGGGGTTCGCATTTCAGCAGAGCTAGACAAGGGCATCGGGGAACAACACACAGGTTCTGGAACGATTGCTTCCACACTCTCAGAATCATTAAAGCTCGCATTTTGTGCTCTTAATGGAGAACGGTTAGCGGAGTGGGCTTCCTGAAGCTTTTCCAACTCCCCCTTAAGCACATCTAAGAAAGACTTCCCACTTCCTCTAGCAAGGGCCTTCAACGTTTCAAGATACTCTTCAGTGACCGTACCACTAGCTGTCTGCTTACAGACGCTAGCCAGAGCTCGTACTTGGAATGTAACACTCGGGTTTGAGAGACTTCCCAGGGTTAAGGGTAACAAGGGTGTTAAGTTCAACATGGAAGTGCTGTGAGCATATTCCACAATACCATGGTGATGGAACTCAGAAGTTTGGTCATCAATTATCAGATTACGTCTAATTGAGCCATACTTTTGCAAGAATGTCTCTAGCTCGCTATCTGTCTCGGTTAACGTGAGGCCTTTGACTATGAGAGCATTTTCCACATTCACGTTTTCTTTCTCTATGATTTCCATTATCGCGAAGTAAGCTCAACACTCTGTTTTTTTTCtcggaaaaaaaaatgttcttgttTTCTGGCTTTCCTACTGCTGTCCTTGTTGCTAAGCAACAGTCTCCTGGCTGGCTCGCCAACTTTCTGTAACGTGCGCGTCACGGCGCAAGTGCAACCCTCCCTCTAAACAGTAAATAACGGAAATGAGCGGAAAAGGAATACACCAGTTCTAAATTTGGACCAGCGACCAGAAGATCAGACTCGCTCAAGAGACGGTGTTAGCAACAAGGGTAGAAAGAAATGATGACAACACTGGCTGCATCAAAAACAGGTAAGATGTATTAAAGGATATGTCaataatgcaataataaaaggggaaaatcaataaataataataataatgtcagaGATTCAATACATCAAAACCaataaacagacaaaaaaacaaaacaaaacaaaacaaatggatATAGTGACCAAAAAGGGGTAATGGagaatgaaataaatgaaaagaataaaataagtaaatgtgtTCTTCTTATAACCCTTATATAgttacattttctatttttctattttattaatt
The nucleotide sequence above comes from Chanodichthys erythropterus isolate Z2021 chromosome 10, ASM2448905v1, whole genome shotgun sequence. Encoded proteins:
- the smtlb gene encoding somatolactin beta; translated protein: MKKTTVLQVCVAFVLCSLQAVIASAVDCPDQETGGTSCTISLEKLLERAVQHAELIYRVSEESKLLFEEMLVSFGGVNLHVPSGTMCAPKTVSMSKSEIQQISDKWILHSVLILIQFWINPLADLQTSLESYENVSSALLDRSRWMSSKLMSLEQGVVVLVRQILGDGGLLLEVPEETSDRIVSSNWLETLRRDYSVLYCFRKDAHKIETFLKLLKCRQIDKENCSFF